One part of the Suncus etruscus isolate mSunEtr1 chromosome 2, mSunEtr1.pri.cur, whole genome shotgun sequence genome encodes these proteins:
- the NUDT16L1 gene encoding tudor-interacting repair regulator protein isoform X2 encodes MSTPAVPTELKQISRVEAMRLGPGWSHSCHAMLYAANPGQLFGRIPMRFSVLMQMRFDGLLGFPGGFVDRRFWSLEDGLNRVLGLGLGCLRLTEADYLSSHLTEGPHRVVAHLYARQLTLEQLHAVEISAVHSRDHGLEVGPPPGTRPPPRGLALAPRKAPMGAGAGEGPTLHAEGPSGRLPQLPEQRLHQHSQVPAALCPQGAQHDARGEAG; translated from the exons ATGTCGACCCCGGCCGTGCCGACGGAGCTCAAGCAGATCAGCCGGGTGGAGGCGATGCGCCTGGGGCCCGGCTGGAGCCACTCGTGCCACGCCATGCTGTACGCCGCCAACCCGGGGCAGCTCTTCGGCCGCATCCCGATGCGCTTCTCGGTGCTG ATGCAGATGCGCTTCGACGGGCTGCTGGGCTTCCCCGGCGGCTTCGTGGACCGGCGCTTCTGGTCGCTGGAGGACGGGCTGAACCGGGtgctgggcctgggcctgggctgccTGCGCCTCACCGAGGCCGACTACCTGAGCTCGCACCTGACCGAGGGCCCGCACCGCGTCGTGGCGCACCTGTACGCGCGGCAGCTCACGCTGGAGCAGCTGCACGCCGTGGAGATCAGCGCGGTGCACTCGCGCGACCACGGCCTGGAGGTGGGGCCGCCGCCCGGGACCCGCCCCCCGCCCCGGGGGTTGGCTCTGGCCCCGCGGAAGGCACCGATGG GTGCTGGGGCTGGTGAGGGTCCCACTCTACACGCAGAAGGACCGAGTGGGCGGCTTCCCCAACTTCCTGAGCAACGCCTTCATCAGCACAGCCAAGTACCAGCTGCTCTTTGCCCTCAAGGTGCTCAACATGATGCCCGAGGAGAAGCTGGCTGA
- the NUDT16L1 gene encoding tudor-interacting repair regulator protein isoform X1, whose translation MSTPAVPTELKQISRVEAMRLGPGWSHSCHAMLYAANPGQLFGRIPMRFSVLMQMRFDGLLGFPGGFVDRRFWSLEDGLNRVLGLGLGCLRLTEADYLSSHLTEGPHRVVAHLYARQLTLEQLHAVEISAVHSRDHGLEVLGLVRVPLYTQKDRVGGFPNFLSNAFISTAKYQLLFALKVLNMMPEEKLAEALAAATEKQKKALEKLLPAPSSS comes from the exons ATGTCGACCCCGGCCGTGCCGACGGAGCTCAAGCAGATCAGCCGGGTGGAGGCGATGCGCCTGGGGCCCGGCTGGAGCCACTCGTGCCACGCCATGCTGTACGCCGCCAACCCGGGGCAGCTCTTCGGCCGCATCCCGATGCGCTTCTCGGTGCTG ATGCAGATGCGCTTCGACGGGCTGCTGGGCTTCCCCGGCGGCTTCGTGGACCGGCGCTTCTGGTCGCTGGAGGACGGGCTGAACCGGGtgctgggcctgggcctgggctgccTGCGCCTCACCGAGGCCGACTACCTGAGCTCGCACCTGACCGAGGGCCCGCACCGCGTCGTGGCGCACCTGTACGCGCGGCAGCTCACGCTGGAGCAGCTGCACGCCGTGGAGATCAGCGCGGTGCACTCGCGCGACCACGGCCTGGAG GTGCTGGGGCTGGTGAGGGTCCCACTCTACACGCAGAAGGACCGAGTGGGCGGCTTCCCCAACTTCCTGAGCAACGCCTTCATCAGCACAGCCAAGTACCAGCTGCTCTTTGCCCTCAAGGTGCTCAACATGATGCCCGAGGAGAAGCTGGCTGAGGCGCTGGCCGCAGCCACCGAGAAACAGAAGAAGGCGCTGGAGAAGCTGCTCCCAGCCCCCTCATCTTCTTGA